A window of Juglans regia cultivar Chandler chromosome 7, Walnut 2.0, whole genome shotgun sequence contains these coding sequences:
- the LOC109021657 gene encoding membrane protein PM19L yields MAQTVGRTLAAPLLFINLIMYLLVVGFASWCINKYINGQMNHPSLGGNPATNYFLTFALLAGVLGVVSKFLGGNHIRAWRNDSLASAASTSIVAWAITALAFGLACKEIDIGGYRGWRLKVVEAFIIILTFTQLLYVLLLHAGVFSSKYGPGYRDRDYGMGPAAGTADPTPKGVGVAGSRV; encoded by the exons ATGGCTCAGACGGTGGGGAGGACCTTAGCAGCTCCTTTGCTGTTTATAAACTTGATCATGTACCTTCTTGTGGTGGGTTTTGCTAGTTGGTGTATTAACAAGTATATCAATGGCCAAATGAACCATCCca GTTTAGGGGGCAATCCTGCGACAAATTACTTCTTGACCTTCGCCTTATTGGCTGGTGTCCTTGGCGTGGTTTCAAAGTTTCTTGGTGGCAACCACATCAGAGCTTGGAGGAATGACAGTCTAGCCTCTGCAGCATCAACATCAATAGTGGCATGGGCAATTACTGCACTAGCTTTTGG GCTTGCGTGCAAGGAGATAGACATAGGAGGGTACAGAGGGTGGAGACTGAAGGTAGTAGAGGCATTCATAATTATTCTAACGTTCACCCAGTTGTTGTACGTTTTGTTACTTCATGCTGGGGTGTTCAGCAGCAAGTACGGTCCCGGTTACCGCGACAGAGATTATGGCATGGGGCCGGCAGCCGGTACCGCTGACCCGACGCCTAAGGGTGTCGGGGTTGCTGGTTCTAGGGTTTAA
- the LOC109010432 gene encoding ribosomal RNA-processing protein 14-like, whose protein sequence is MKKKRQKPITDFKPDTDLKSIIHHHSLFFDKLVELIPAKFYLPNDDKDKPWFQGLSKAEKALAKKESRENIKKARRDRLDPEKSSATTLDLLKQSLEKEQLNDSDDEEIEIKPILSGIEGQDNNRQVTLEELRQRLHLKIEQTRANRNSEDSNRAKKRNEREYRNGIQQKKRKRDSVYDEKKPTTSSSADQIGKDIAEASKELAFTHVNLGDEEELGKKKKRKLSKMKELERAKKFKEAREDPEKGLVISKKHSWKAATSRAAGIKVHDDPSLLKRSIQKEKKRHQKNAEKWSERLQTTRKMKAEKQQKRSENIAQKIHEKKMRRIAKREKKLMRPGFEGRKEGFINEGSG, encoded by the coding sequence atgaagaaaaaaagacaaaagccTATAACTGATTTTAAACCTGATACCGATTTGAAGTCTATCATTCATCATCATTCTCTGTTCTTTGACAAGTTAGTTGAGTTAATCCCCGCAAAGTTCTATCTGCCCAATGATGATAAGGATAAGCCATGGTTTCAGGGCCTCAGCAAGGCCGAAAAAGCTTTGGCAAAAAAGGAATCAAGGGAGAACATTAAAAAAGCTCGAAGAGATCGTTTGGATCCAGAAAAGTCTTCTGCAACAACCCTTGATTTGCTAAAGCAAAGCTTGGAGAAAGAACAATTGAATGATAGTGATGATGAGGAAATAGAAATCAAGCCTATTCTTTCTGGCATTGAAGGTCAAGATAATAATCGGCAGGTGACATTAGAGGAACTTCGGCAACGGCTGCATCTAAAAATTGAACAGACTAGAGCAAATAGGAATTCCGAAGATTCCAACAGAGCAAAGAAAAGGAATGAGAGAGAATACAGAAATGGAATTCAGCAGAAGAAACGCAAGAGAGACTCTGTTTATGACGAAAAGAAACCAACAACTAGTAGTTCTGCAGATCAAATTGGTAAGGATATAGCAGAGGCTTCAAAGGAACTTGCATTTACTCATGTCAATCTTGGGGATGAGGAAGAGCTtggcaagaagaagaagaggaaacttTCAAAGATGAAGGAGCTTGAAAGGgcaaagaaatttaaagaaGCAAGGGAAGATCCTGAGAAAGGTCTGGTTATCTCGAAGAAGCATTCGTGGAAAGCGGCAACGAGTAGAGCAGCTGGGATTAAAGTTCATGATGATCCAAGTCTGTTGAAAAGGAGTATacaaaaggagaagaagaggcATCAGAAGAATGCTGAGAAATGGTCGGAGAGGCTGCAGACCACACGGAAGATGAAAGCAGAGAAACAGCAAAAGAGGTCAGAAAATATAGCACAGAAGATTCATGAGAAGAAAATGCGTCGAATtgcaaagagagagaaaaagctaATGCGTCCTGGATTTGAAGGTCGAAAGGAAGGTTTTATAAATGAAGGTTCAGGTTAA